A single Vigna radiata var. radiata cultivar VC1973A chromosome 8, Vradiata_ver6, whole genome shotgun sequence DNA region contains:
- the LOC106771723 gene encoding stellacyanin, whose translation MEKLLLLYCSLLFCFATITFTCSATTYTVGDSSGWDISTNLDTWITDKKFKVGDVLVFQYSSGQSVEEVTKENFETCNTSNVLATYGNGNTTVPLRKGGDRYFVSGNKLYCLGGMKLHVHVEDDDDKLIAPTIAPKAVAGSDENTVTLPNSPSSKKSTHLSAGTLNHCARNALQFVYIAVMVAAYFSI comes from the exons ATGGAAAAGTTACTTTTGCTCTATTGTTCTCTCCTCTTTTGTTTTGCAACTATCACCTTCACATGCTCAGCCACTACTTACACTGTTGGAGATAGCTCTGGTTGGGACATTAGCACAAATCTTGATACATGGATTACTGATAAAAAGTTCAAAGTAGGAGATGTTCTTG TTTTTCAGTATTCATCAGGCCAAAGTGTAGAAGAGGTTACAAAAGAAAACTTTGAGACATGTAACACCAGCAATGTTTTGGCAACATATGGGAATGGTAACACAACAGTGCCATTGAGAAAAGGTGGAGACAGATATTTTGTAAGTGGAAACAAATTGTATTGTCTTGGAGGAATGAAACTTCATGTTcatgttgaagatgatgatgacaaATTAATTGCTCCAACTATAGCACCTAAGGCTGTGGCTGGATCTGATGAAAACACTGTCACACTTCCAAACTCTCCTTCATCAAAGAAAAGCACACATCTTTCAGCTGGAACTCTCAATCATTGTGCAAGGAATGCACTTCAGTTTGTTTATATTGCTGTTATGGTTGCTGCATATTTTAGCATATAA